From Falco cherrug isolate bFalChe1 chromosome 4, bFalChe1.pri, whole genome shotgun sequence, one genomic window encodes:
- the SSTR5 gene encoding somatostatin receptor type 5, whose translation MDPLYFTSTFSTEASSSDVNSSLLTNVTENGTLSEQPSFKYIHKVLIPICYLLVCAVGLSGNTLVIYVVLRYAKMKTVTNIYILNLAVADVLFMLGLPFLATQNAISYWPFGSFLCRLVMTVDGINQFTSIFCLTVMSMDRYLAVVHPIKSTKWRRPRVAKLISVTVWTFSFLVVLPVIIFSDVQEDFHTCNMNWPEPVNIWSAAFIIYTSVLGFFGPLLVICLCYLLIVIKVKSSGIRVGSTRRRRSERKVTRMVVIIVVVFVFCWLPFYMMNIVNLIFILPEDPVLVGVYFFVVVLSYANSCANPILYGFLSDNFKQSFQKVLCLRKGNGVEDGDPIEHRQENSSRLQESMLTQRNIEFNGHMQTSKV comes from the coding sequence ATGGATCCTTTGTACTTCACCAGCACATTTAGCACAGAAGCTAGCTCTAGCGATGTGAATTCCTCACTGCTGACCAATGTGACAGAGAACGGGACACTTTCAGAGCAGCCCTCATTCAAATACATCCACAAAGTCCTGATTCCCATCTGCTACCTCCTGGTATGCGCAGTCGGACTCAGTGGCAACACATTGGTCATTTATGTGGTTTTGCGCTATGCCAAGATGAAAACAGTCACCAACATATACATCTTGAACCTAGCCGTTGCTGACGTACTCTTCATGCTGGGCCTGCCCTTCCTGGCCACCCAGAACGCCATCTCCTACTGGCCTTTTGGCTCCTTTTTGTGCAGGCTGGTTATGACTGTAGATGGTATTAACCAATTCActagtattttttgtttgactGTGATGAGCATGGACCGCTACCTGGCAGTAGTTCATCCCATTAAATCAACCAAATGGAGACGTCCCAGGGTGGCCAAGCTCATCAGCGTGACTGTCTGGACATTCTCCTTCTTGGTGGTGCTTCCAGTCATCATTTTTTCAGACGTGCAGGAAGACTTTCACACCTGCAACATGAACTGGCCAGAGCCTGTCAACATCTGGTCAGCAGCATTCATCATTTACACGTCGGTCCTCGGGTTTTTTGGTCCTTTGTTGGTGATCTGTCTCTGCTACTTGCTGATCGTGATTAAAGTCAAATCTTCGGGCATCCGAGTCGGGTCTACGAGGCGCAGGAGATCAGAGAGGAAGGTGACCAGAATGGTGGTGATCATTGTGGTGGTCTTTGTGTTTTGCTGGCTCCCATTTTACATGATGAACATTGTCAATTTGATATTTATACTGCCAGAAGACCCTGTGTTAGTAGGGGTTTACTTCTTCGTGGTGGTCCTGTCCTATGCAAACAGCTGTGCCAACCCCATTCTTTATGGATTTCTTTCTGACAACTTCAAGCAGAGTTTTCAGAAAGTCCTTTGCCTCCGAAAGGGCAATGGTGTAGAGGACGGTGACCCCATTGAACACAGGCAAGAGAACAGCAGTCGCTTGCAGGAGTCAATGTTGACGCAGAGAAATATTGAATTCAATGGACATATGCAGACCAGCAAGGTCTGA